One part of the Sphingopyxis sp. TUF1 genome encodes these proteins:
- a CDS encoding quinone oxidoreductase family protein, producing MQAIQAFIESQGGPEVIDWREVTLGKPGPGQVLLRQTAVGLNYIDIYHRDGTYPVQLPGGLGLESAGEVVAVGEGVHGFKPGDRAATFGPERAAYASARLVSAASLFKLPATIDDETAAAALLKACTVEALVERCAKVEAGWPVLVHAAAGGVGLILVQWLKAIGATVIGTVSTEAKAHVAREAGADHVIRYKTDDVAAHVREVTDGQGVPVTFDGIGMATWDVSLKATARRGLIVSYGNAGGPVTGVNLGVLAQHGSQFVTRPTLFDYYHIPGERAAGAARVFEMIESGAVAVTVGQRYSLQDAARAHADLEAGRTTGSSLLIP from the coding sequence ATGCAAGCAATCCAGGCCTTTATCGAAAGCCAGGGCGGGCCCGAGGTCATCGACTGGCGCGAGGTGACGCTGGGCAAGCCCGGTCCCGGTCAGGTTTTGCTCCGCCAGACCGCGGTCGGGCTCAACTATATAGACATCTACCACCGCGATGGCACCTATCCGGTGCAACTGCCCGGCGGACTCGGCCTTGAATCGGCGGGCGAGGTGGTCGCCGTCGGCGAAGGCGTCCACGGGTTCAAGCCCGGCGACCGCGCCGCGACGTTCGGCCCCGAACGCGCCGCCTATGCCAGCGCGCGGTTGGTCAGCGCGGCCTCCCTCTTCAAGCTTCCCGCCACCATCGACGATGAAACCGCCGCGGCCGCGCTGCTCAAGGCCTGCACCGTCGAGGCGCTCGTCGAGCGCTGCGCCAAGGTCGAGGCCGGATGGCCGGTGCTCGTCCACGCCGCCGCGGGCGGGGTCGGGCTGATCCTCGTCCAATGGCTGAAAGCGATCGGCGCGACGGTCATCGGCACGGTCAGCACCGAGGCCAAGGCACATGTCGCGCGCGAAGCCGGCGCCGACCATGTCATCCGGTACAAGACCGACGATGTCGCGGCGCACGTCCGCGAGGTCACCGACGGTCAGGGCGTGCCCGTTACCTTCGACGGCATCGGCATGGCGACATGGGACGTGTCGCTGAAGGCCACCGCGCGCCGAGGACTGATCGTCAGCTATGGCAATGCGGGCGGCCCGGTCACCGGCGTCAACCTGGGCGTCCTGGCGCAGCACGGATCGCAGTTCGTCACGCGGCCGACCTTGTTCGATTATTACCACATCCCCGGCGAGCGCGCTGCAGGCGCCGCGCGCGTGTTCGAGATGATCGAAAGCGGCGCGGTGGCGGTCACGGTGGGGCAGCGATATTCGTTGCAGGACGCGGCGCGGGCGCACGCCGATTTGGAGGCTGGGAGAACGACGGGATCGAGTTTGCTGATTCCCTGA
- the fghA gene encoding S-formylglutathione hydrolase — protein MTLETLSTTRSHGGTQGVYKHASTTTGTDMTFAAFVPDHAPGTKLPVLWYLSGLTCTHANVMEKGEYRAACAEHGVIFIAPDTSPRGDDVPDDPEGAWDFGLGAGFYVDATADPWAKHYRMRSYIEDELPSLILRNFAGADLTRQAITGHSMGGHGALTIGLRNQDRFRSVSAFSPIVSPIRCPWGEKALGHYLGDDREEWRAYDACALLDDGLRVPDLLVDQGEADNFLIEQLKTELLVKACQRNGQKAEIRMQPGYDHSYYFISTFLAEHVAWHAERLKV, from the coding sequence ATGACCCTCGAAACCCTCTCCACCACCCGCAGCCACGGCGGCACGCAGGGCGTGTATAAACACGCCAGCACGACCACCGGCACCGACATGACCTTCGCCGCCTTCGTGCCCGATCATGCCCCTGGCACCAAGCTGCCCGTCCTCTGGTATCTGTCGGGGCTGACGTGCACCCACGCCAATGTGATGGAAAAGGGCGAATATCGCGCTGCCTGCGCCGAGCATGGCGTCATTTTCATCGCGCCCGACACGTCGCCGCGCGGCGACGATGTGCCCGACGATCCCGAAGGCGCGTGGGATTTCGGGCTGGGCGCGGGCTTCTACGTCGATGCGACTGCGGATCCGTGGGCGAAACATTACCGGATGCGGTCGTACATCGAGGATGAGCTGCCCTCGCTGATCCTGCGCAATTTCGCGGGCGCCGACCTGACGCGGCAGGCGATCACGGGACATTCGATGGGCGGGCATGGCGCGCTCACCATTGGCCTGCGCAATCAGGATCGTTTCCGCTCGGTCTCGGCCTTTTCGCCGATCGTGTCGCCGATTCGCTGTCCGTGGGGTGAAAAGGCGCTCGGCCATTATCTCGGCGACGACCGCGAAGAATGGCGCGCTTATGATGCGTGCGCGCTGCTCGACGACGGGCTTCGCGTTCCCGACCTGCTCGTCGATCAAGGCGAAGCCGACAATTTCCTGATCGAACAGCTCAAGACCGAATTGCTGGTCAAGGCGTGCCAGCGCAACGGACAGAAGGCCGAAATCCGGATGCAGCCGGGATATGACCACAGCTATTATTTCATCTCGACCTTCCTGGCCGAGCATGTCGCGTGGCATGCCGAGCGGTTGAAGGTGTGA
- a CDS encoding prolyl-tRNA synthetase associated domain-containing protein, protein MRGEAGLLADLDRLSIPFAAHEHVAVFTVAESDAVNAAIPGAHTKNLFLKDKDGAFWLVTVPAEARVDLKALPAAIGSKRVSFGKADDMQRLLGIAPGSVTPLAAINAAPTSVTVVLDEGLAAAAIVNVHPLRNTATLGLSGGSILDLLRHWGHDAVIAPIPVQDIT, encoded by the coding sequence GTGCGCGGCGAAGCGGGATTGCTGGCGGACCTCGACAGGCTTTCCATCCCCTTCGCCGCGCATGAACATGTCGCGGTGTTCACCGTTGCCGAAAGCGACGCGGTCAACGCCGCTATTCCCGGCGCGCATACGAAGAACCTATTCCTGAAAGACAAGGACGGCGCCTTCTGGCTCGTCACCGTGCCGGCGGAGGCGCGCGTCGACCTGAAAGCCTTGCCCGCGGCGATCGGCAGCAAGCGCGTGAGCTTCGGCAAGGCCGACGACATGCAGCGCTTGCTCGGCATCGCGCCGGGGTCGGTAACGCCGCTGGCGGCGATCAACGCCGCGCCGACAAGCGTCACCGTGGTGCTCGACGAAGGGCTTGCGGCAGCGGCGATCGTCAACGTCCATCCGCTCCGCAACACCGCGACGCTGGGACTTTCGGGCGGATCGATCCTCGACCTGCTGCGTCATTGGGGGCATGATGCGGTGATCGCTCCCATTCCGGTTCAGGACATCACATGA
- a CDS encoding VOC family protein produces MYSHNMVGSNDLEASKKFYDATFQAIGGKPAIVDDKGRLIYVHKDGLFLVGAPIDGEPATVGNGCTIGFAMDGPEQADAWHKAGLENGGTAIEDPPGVREGAFGQLYLAYLRDPSGNKLCALHRVV; encoded by the coding sequence ATGTACAGTCATAATATGGTCGGATCGAACGACCTTGAGGCATCGAAGAAATTCTACGACGCGACATTTCAGGCGATCGGCGGAAAGCCTGCGATCGTCGATGACAAGGGACGCCTGATCTATGTCCACAAGGACGGTCTGTTCCTCGTCGGCGCACCGATCGACGGCGAGCCGGCAACGGTCGGCAACGGCTGCACGATCGGCTTTGCGATGGACGGTCCCGAACAGGCCGATGCCTGGCACAAGGCGGGGCTTGAAAATGGCGGCACCGCGATCGAAGATCCGCCGGGCGTCCGCGAAGGCGCGTTCGGTCAGCTCTATCTTGCCTATCTGCGCGATCCGTCGGGCAACAAGCTCTGCGCGCTTCACCGCGTCGTTTAA
- the purU gene encoding formyltetrahydrofolate deformylase, which yields MAGGNGPAYVLTFSCVDAVGIVAAVTGLLADRDGFILDSQQYADLDSGRFFMRVEFRGAGPRFPEGLAGVQEAFAPIVARFAMDARISDSAAKPRFVIAVSQGSHCLNDLLHRWSTGNLAIDIVGVVSNHEAQRRLSEWHGVPFHYLPVGDANRAEQEAAILDVMARGGAEYLVLARYMQILSQDLSTKLAGRCINIHHSFLPGFKGARPYHRAHERGVKLIGATAHFVTSDLDEGPIIEQAVERVDHRDSVDDLIRIGRDVEAQVLARAVRWVAEQRVLIDGCKTVVFR from the coding sequence ATGGCCGGGGGGAATGGGCCCGCCTATGTATTGACCTTCAGCTGCGTCGATGCGGTCGGCATCGTCGCGGCGGTTACGGGGCTGCTCGCGGACCGCGACGGCTTCATCCTCGACAGCCAGCAATATGCCGACCTCGATTCGGGGCGCTTCTTCATGCGCGTCGAGTTCCGCGGCGCGGGGCCGCGCTTTCCCGAAGGATTGGCGGGAGTGCAGGAGGCGTTCGCACCGATCGTGGCCCGCTTTGCAATGGACGCGCGGATCAGCGACAGCGCCGCCAAGCCGCGCTTCGTCATCGCCGTGTCGCAGGGCAGTCACTGTCTCAACGACCTGCTCCACCGCTGGTCGACGGGCAATCTCGCGATCGACATCGTTGGCGTGGTGTCGAACCATGAGGCGCAGCGGCGGCTGTCGGAATGGCACGGCGTGCCCTTCCACTACCTGCCGGTCGGCGACGCCAACCGTGCCGAACAGGAGGCCGCGATCCTCGACGTCATGGCGCGCGGCGGCGCCGAATATCTCGTGCTCGCGCGCTACATGCAGATATTGTCGCAGGATTTGTCGACAAAGCTCGCGGGGCGCTGCATCAACATCCACCACAGCTTTCTGCCGGGCTTCAAGGGTGCGCGGCCCTATCACCGCGCGCACGAGCGCGGGGTCAAGCTGATCGGCGCGACCGCGCATTTCGTCACCAGCGACCTTGATGAGGGGCCGATCATCGAGCAAGCGGTCGAGCGCGTCGATCACCGCGACAGCGTCGATGACCTGATCCGTATCGGCCGCGATGTCGAGGCGCAGGTGCTGGCCCGCGCGGTGCGTTGGGTCGCCGAACAGCGCGTACTGATCGACGGGTGCAAGACGGTGGTGTTTCGCTAG
- a CDS encoding VOC family protein has protein sequence MFSHVTLGANDIAATKRFYDAVLGTLGAPEGWVDERGRLIYAHDGGRLLITKPVNGEAAASGNGHTLGLLAGSPDVVDAWHAAGLANGGTTAEDPPGIRHATGGRVLYLAYLRDPDGNKLCATHKISG, from the coding sequence ATGTTCAGCCATGTGACACTGGGGGCGAACGACATCGCCGCGACCAAGAGGTTCTACGACGCGGTGCTCGGAACGCTCGGCGCTCCCGAGGGGTGGGTCGATGAGCGCGGGCGGCTCATCTACGCGCACGATGGCGGGCGGCTGCTCATCACGAAGCCGGTCAACGGCGAAGCGGCGGCCTCTGGCAACGGCCATACGCTGGGGCTGCTCGCGGGGTCGCCCGATGTGGTCGACGCGTGGCATGCCGCGGGCCTGGCGAATGGCGGGACGACGGCGGAAGACCCGCCGGGTATTCGCCATGCGACAGGAGGGCGCGTCCTTTATCTTGCCTATCTGCGCGATCCCGACGGCAACAAGCTCTGCGCCACGCACAAGATTTCGGGCTGA
- a CDS encoding S-(hydroxymethyl)glutathione dehydrogenase/class III alcohol dehydrogenase, whose translation MKTRAAVAFEAKKPLEIVELDLEGPKAGEVLVEIMATGICHTDAYTLDGFDSEGIFPSVLGHEGAGIVREVGAGVTSVVPGDHVIPLYTPECRQCKSCLSGKTNLCTAIRATQGKGLMPDGTTRFSYKGQPIFHYMGCSTFSNFTVLPEIAVAKIREDAPFQSSCYIGCGVTTGVGAVINTAKVQVGDNVVVFGLGGIGLNVIQGARLAGANQIIGVDINPDREEWGRKFGMTDFLNSKGMSREDVVAAIVAMTDGGADYTFDATGNTEVMRIALEACHRGWGTSIIIGVAEAGKEIATRPFQLVTGRNWRGTAFGGAKGRTDVPKIVDMYMTGKIEIDPMITHVMGLEDINKGFDLMHAGESIRSVVVY comes from the coding sequence ATGAAGACCCGCGCCGCCGTTGCGTTCGAAGCGAAGAAGCCGCTCGAAATCGTCGAACTCGATCTCGAAGGCCCGAAGGCGGGCGAGGTGCTGGTCGAGATCATGGCGACGGGCATCTGCCACACCGACGCCTATACGCTCGACGGCTTCGACAGCGAGGGCATCTTCCCGAGCGTGCTGGGGCATGAGGGCGCAGGGATCGTGCGCGAGGTCGGCGCGGGCGTCACCAGCGTCGTTCCCGGCGACCATGTGATCCCGCTCTACACCCCCGAATGCCGCCAGTGCAAAAGCTGCCTGAGCGGCAAGACCAACCTTTGCACCGCGATCCGCGCGACGCAGGGCAAGGGGCTGATGCCCGACGGCACGACGCGCTTTTCGTACAAGGGCCAGCCGATCTTTCACTATATGGGCTGCTCGACCTTCTCCAACTTCACCGTGCTGCCCGAGATCGCGGTCGCGAAAATCCGCGAGGATGCGCCCTTCCAGTCGAGCTGCTACATCGGCTGCGGCGTCACCACCGGGGTTGGCGCGGTCATCAACACCGCGAAGGTGCAGGTCGGTGACAATGTCGTCGTCTTCGGGCTCGGCGGCATCGGGCTCAACGTGATCCAGGGCGCGCGGCTTGCGGGCGCGAACCAGATCATCGGCGTCGACATCAATCCCGACCGCGAGGAGTGGGGCCGCAAGTTCGGCATGACCGACTTCCTCAACTCGAAGGGCATGAGCCGCGAGGATGTCGTCGCCGCGATTGTCGCGATGACCGACGGCGGCGCCGACTATACGTTCGACGCGACGGGCAATACGGAGGTGATGCGCATCGCGCTCGAAGCCTGCCACCGCGGCTGGGGCACCTCGATCATCATCGGCGTTGCCGAGGCGGGCAAGGAAATCGCGACGCGACCCTTCCAGCTCGTCACCGGGCGCAACTGGCGCGGCACCGCATTCGGCGGCGCCAAGGGGCGCACCGACGTGCCGAAGATCGTCGACATGTATATGACCGGCAAGATCGAGATCGACCCGATGATCACCCACGTCATGGGGCTGGAAGACATCAACAAGGGGTTCGATCTGATGCACGCGGGCGAGAGCATCCGCAGCGTCGTGGTTTACTGA
- a CDS encoding L-serine ammonia-lyase, protein MTISLFELFKIGVGPSSSHTVGPMVAARRFAVWLDEQALLTSTAHVEADLYGSLALTGKGHAADTAIVAGLSGEIPASTSLAAIRAHWDRAESEGFLYLLGRQRVRFQPQRDLHFQMKQRQPFHSNAVSFTARDADGEILAKRMYFSIGGGFVVDEDEAGRNSRGAEDEAELPFAFTSGADLLAMGAASGKSFAEMMLENELVHRSVEQVEAGLDEIAAAMDASIDAGCCSTGTLPGGLKVKRRAPQIAADIRERHEANLSDPMAMMDWINLWAMAVNEENAAGGKVVTAPTNGAAGIIPAVIRYYKRSYRGDAKGVRTFLLAAGAVGALYKRNASISGAEVGCQGEVGVACSMAAAGLTAALGGTNAQVENAAEIGMEHNLGLTCDPIGGLVQIPCIERNAMGAIKAIDASRIAMIGDGTHVVSLDTVIATMLQTGRDMRDKYKETSKGGLAVSVVEC, encoded by the coding sequence ATGACGATCAGCCTGTTCGAACTCTTCAAAATCGGTGTCGGTCCTTCCAGCTCGCACACCGTCGGGCCGATGGTCGCGGCGCGGCGCTTCGCCGTCTGGCTCGATGAGCAGGCGCTGCTCACCAGCACCGCGCATGTCGAGGCCGATCTCTACGGCTCGCTCGCACTGACGGGCAAGGGCCATGCCGCCGACACTGCGATCGTTGCGGGGCTCTCGGGCGAGATTCCCGCGAGCACCAGTCTGGCCGCGATCAGGGCGCATTGGGACCGGGCGGAGAGCGAAGGTTTCCTCTACCTGCTCGGCCGCCAGCGCGTCCGCTTTCAACCGCAACGCGACCTGCATTTCCAGATGAAGCAGCGCCAGCCGTTCCACAGCAACGCCGTCAGTTTCACCGCGCGCGACGCCGATGGCGAAATCCTCGCGAAACGTATGTATTTTTCGATCGGCGGCGGCTTTGTCGTCGATGAGGATGAGGCGGGGCGCAACAGCCGCGGCGCGGAGGATGAGGCCGAGCTTCCTTTCGCCTTCACCTCAGGCGCCGACCTGCTCGCCATGGGCGCTGCGTCGGGCAAGAGTTTTGCCGAAATGATGCTCGAAAACGAACTTGTTCACCGCAGCGTTGAGCAGGTCGAGGCGGGGCTCGACGAAATTGCCGCCGCGATGGACGCCTCGATCGACGCCGGATGCTGCAGCACCGGTACGCTCCCCGGCGGGCTCAAGGTCAAGCGCCGCGCGCCGCAGATCGCCGCCGACATTCGCGAACGGCACGAGGCGAACCTGTCCGATCCGATGGCGATGATGGACTGGATCAACCTGTGGGCGATGGCGGTGAACGAAGAAAATGCCGCGGGCGGCAAGGTCGTCACCGCGCCGACCAACGGTGCGGCGGGGATCATCCCTGCGGTGATCCGCTATTACAAGCGCAGCTATCGCGGCGATGCAAAGGGCGTGCGCACCTTCCTGCTCGCCGCGGGTGCGGTCGGCGCGCTCTACAAGCGTAACGCCAGCATCTCGGGCGCCGAGGTCGGCTGCCAGGGCGAGGTCGGCGTCGCCTGTTCGATGGCGGCGGCGGGGCTGACCGCGGCGCTCGGCGGCACCAACGCGCAGGTGGAGAACGCCGCCGAGATCGGCATGGAGCATAACCTCGGCCTCACTTGTGATCCCATTGGTGGGCTGGTGCAGATCCCCTGCATCGAGCGCAACGCGATGGGCGCGATCAAGGCGATCGACGCGAGCCGCATCGCGATGATTGGCGACGGCACGCATGTCGTCAGCCTCGACACGGTGATCGCGACGATGCTGCAAACGGGCCGCGACATGCGCGACAAATATAAGGAAACGTCGAAGGGCGGGCTGGCGGTTAGCGTGGTGGAGTGTTGA
- a CDS encoding superoxide dismutase, with protein MTIAHPPLPYAQDALAPHISADTLATHHGKHHKAYVDKTNAAIEGTELADKSLEEIIHHAEGSGNKGLFNNAAQSWNHAFYWNSLSPAKTAPAGDLAAAIDRDFGSLDELKKKLKETAVNHFASGWAWLVSRDGTLSVTDTHDAGTELVAGIKPLLVIDVWEHAYYIDRKNLRPAYVDAVVDELLNWDFAAENFAREGSWTYPA; from the coding sequence ATGACGATCGCCCATCCTCCCCTGCCTTATGCTCAGGACGCGCTCGCGCCGCATATTTCGGCCGACACGCTGGCGACCCACCATGGCAAGCATCACAAGGCCTATGTCGACAAGACCAACGCCGCAATCGAAGGCACCGAACTGGCCGACAAGAGCCTTGAGGAAATCATCCACCACGCCGAAGGATCGGGCAACAAGGGCCTGTTCAACAATGCCGCGCAGTCGTGGAACCACGCTTTTTACTGGAACAGCCTGAGCCCCGCGAAGACCGCGCCCGCGGGTGACCTCGCCGCCGCGATCGACCGCGATTTCGGCTCGCTCGACGAGCTGAAGAAGAAGCTCAAGGAAACCGCGGTCAACCATTTCGCGTCGGGCTGGGCCTGGCTCGTTTCGCGCGACGGCACGCTGTCGGTCACCGACACGCACGACGCCGGCACCGAACTTGTCGCGGGCATCAAGCCGCTGCTCGTGATCGACGTGTGGGAACATGCTTACTACATCGACCGCAAGAACCTGCGCCCGGCCTATGTCGACGCGGTGGTCGACGAGCTGCTGAACTGGGATTTCGCGGCCGAGAATTTCGCGCGCGAGGGCAGCTGGACCTATCCGGCGTAA
- a CDS encoding cisplatin damage response ATP-dependent DNA ligase: protein MKRFAALIDRLIYTRSRNSKLALIVDYLRHTPDPDRGWAIAALTESLDFPAVKAGMVRALLATRVDEELFRLSRHFVGDTAETAALLWPEPFHPSPSGEGPGVGAIGLAQGIEPPPHTPPLKGRGLSVSQAVDALSAATRSDAPAILASLLDRLDADGRYALLKLALGGMRVGVSARLAKQAFAQAFDVPVDDVEELWHAIPPPYAPLFAWGEGRAERPDLADVAFFRPFMLAHPLEEESVDLADYAAEWKWDGIRVQIVRGGSETRIYSRGGEEISAAFPELVAAFDQDAVIDGELLVRGDAQGGEAASFNALQQRLGRKVVSKKMLADYPAFVRVYDLLAVDGNDLRALPWIERRRQLESFVPRLADSHFDLSQVIEARDFDDLAERRAGARDAAIEGVMLKRRDALYVAGRRAGLWYKWKRDPLTADCVMMYAQRGNGRRASFYSDYTFGCWSDDGELLPVGKAYSGFTDEELKWLDKFVRDNTLNRFGPVREVEKSLVLEVAFDSIHDSKRHKSGLAMRFPRISRIRRDKPAEEADRIATLRAMVT from the coding sequence GTGAAGCGCTTTGCCGCCCTGATCGACCGTCTGATCTACACGCGCTCACGTAATTCCAAGCTCGCGCTGATCGTCGATTACCTCCGCCACACCCCCGACCCCGATCGCGGCTGGGCAATCGCGGCGCTGACCGAAAGCCTCGACTTTCCCGCGGTGAAGGCAGGGATGGTACGCGCCTTGCTCGCGACCCGCGTCGACGAAGAATTGTTCCGGCTGTCGCGGCATTTCGTTGGCGATACAGCGGAGACGGCGGCGCTGCTCTGGCCGGAGCCTTTTCACCCCTCCCCTTCAGGGGAGGGGCCGGGGGTGGGGGCCATCGGCCTTGCACAAGGTATCGAGCCCCCACCCCATACCCCTCCCCTGAAGGGGAGGGGCTTGAGCGTGTCCCAGGCCGTCGATGCGCTTTCCGCTGCCACCCGCAGCGACGCCCCCGCGATCCTCGCGTCCTTGCTCGACCGGCTCGACGCCGACGGCCGCTACGCGCTGCTCAAGCTCGCGCTCGGCGGGATGCGTGTCGGGGTGTCGGCGCGGCTCGCGAAACAGGCGTTTGCGCAGGCGTTCGATGTGCCGGTCGACGATGTCGAGGAGCTGTGGCACGCGATCCCGCCGCCCTATGCGCCGCTCTTTGCATGGGGCGAGGGCAGGGCCGAGCGGCCCGACCTCGCCGACGTCGCCTTTTTCCGCCCCTTCATGCTCGCGCATCCGCTGGAGGAGGAGAGCGTCGATCTCGCCGACTATGCCGCCGAATGGAAATGGGACGGCATCCGCGTCCAGATTGTGCGCGGAGGGAGCGAGACGCGCATTTACAGCCGCGGCGGCGAGGAGATCAGCGCCGCCTTCCCCGAACTGGTCGCGGCGTTCGATCAGGACGCAGTGATCGACGGCGAACTGCTTGTGCGCGGCGATGCGCAGGGCGGCGAAGCCGCGAGCTTCAATGCGCTCCAGCAAAGACTCGGGCGCAAGGTCGTCTCGAAGAAGATGCTCGCCGATTACCCGGCGTTCGTCCGCGTTTACGACCTTCTCGCGGTCGACGGCAACGATCTGCGCGCTCTGCCGTGGATCGAACGGCGGCGCCAGCTCGAAAGTTTTGTGCCGCGGCTCGCCGACAGTCATTTCGACCTGTCGCAAGTCATCGAAGCGCGCGACTTCGACGACCTCGCCGAGCGCCGCGCCGGCGCGCGCGATGCCGCGATCGAGGGGGTGATGCTCAAGCGCCGCGATGCGCTTTATGTCGCGGGTCGCCGCGCCGGGCTCTGGTACAAATGGAAACGCGATCCGCTCACCGCCGATTGCGTGATGATGTATGCGCAGCGCGGCAACGGGCGGCGGGCGAGCTTCTATTCGGATTATACTTTCGGCTGCTGGAGCGACGACGGTGAGCTGTTGCCGGTGGGCAAGGCCTATTCGGGCTTCACCGACGAGGAGCTGAAGTGGCTCGACAAGTTCGTGCGCGACAACACGCTGAACCGCTTCGGCCCGGTGCGCGAGGTCGAAAAGTCGCTCGTGCTCGAAGTCGCGTTCGATTCGATCCATGACAGCAAGCGCCACAAGTCGGGCCTCGCGATGCGCTTCCCCCGCATTTCGCGCATCCGCCGCGACAAGCCGGCGGAGGAGGCGGACCGGATCGCGACCTTGCGGGCGATGGTGACCTAG
- a CDS encoding ligase-associated DNA damage response exonuclease, with protein sequence MAKTKTWIEPHPGGIYVKPADLWIDPSRPVERAAVTHGHADHARSGHGAVFATPETLAIMALRYGVDVEASHNRAFEYGDGFERGGVRFSFHPAGHVLGSAQILMEYAGERIVVTGDYKRRADPTCAGFEVVPCDIFVTEATFGLPVFRHPPTGQEIAKLIGAVRAEPERSVLVGAYALGKAQRVIAELRGAGWDAPIYIHGALERMCKLYAIHGVDLGELRLVSEADKAEIAGQIVLAPPSALNDRWSRRLPDPVTAMASGWMRVRQRARQRMVELPLVISDHADWDELTATIAEVNPSETWITHGSEDGLLRWCELTQRKARALHLVGRDLEEEEA encoded by the coding sequence ATGGCGAAAACCAAGACCTGGATCGAGCCGCATCCCGGCGGCATCTATGTGAAACCCGCCGACCTGTGGATCGACCCCTCGCGCCCGGTCGAACGCGCTGCGGTGACGCATGGCCATGCCGACCATGCGCGCAGCGGCCATGGCGCGGTGTTCGCGACGCCCGAAACGCTCGCGATCATGGCGCTGCGCTATGGCGTCGATGTCGAGGCGAGCCATAATCGGGCGTTTGAATATGGCGATGGGTTCGAGCGCGGCGGGGTGCGCTTTTCCTTTCACCCTGCGGGGCACGTGCTCGGCAGCGCGCAGATATTGATGGAGTATGCAGGCGAGCGGATCGTCGTCACCGGCGACTATAAACGCCGCGCCGACCCGACCTGTGCGGGCTTCGAGGTGGTGCCGTGCGACATCTTCGTCACCGAGGCGACCTTCGGCCTGCCGGTGTTCCGCCATCCGCCGACGGGGCAGGAGATCGCCAAGCTCATCGGTGCGGTGCGCGCCGAGCCCGAGCGTTCGGTTCTCGTCGGCGCTTATGCGCTCGGCAAGGCGCAGCGTGTCATTGCCGAACTGCGTGGGGCGGGGTGGGATGCGCCCATATATATCCACGGCGCGCTCGAACGTATGTGCAAGCTATATGCAATCCACGGCGTCGATCTGGGCGAACTCAGGCTCGTGAGCGAAGCCGACAAGGCCGAGATCGCCGGGCAGATTGTCCTTGCACCGCCGTCGGCGCTCAATGATCGCTGGTCGCGGCGCCTGCCCGATCCGGTGACCGCGATGGCGTCGGGCTGGATGCGCGTTCGCCAGCGCGCGCGGCAGCGGATGGTCGAACTGCCGCTGGTGATTTCGGACCATGCCGACTGGGACGAGCTGACCGCCACGATTGCCGAGGTGAACCCCAGCGAAACATGGATTACCCACGGGAGCGAGGACGGCTTGCTCCGCTGGTGCGAACTCACCCAGCGCAAGGCGCGCGCGCTCCACCTCGTCGGCCGCGATCTGGAGGAAGAGGAGGCGTGA